A region from the Flavobacterium enshiense genome encodes:
- a CDS encoding DUF3667 domain-containing protein, protein MSKGALREDKTCLNCGTKVEGRFCPLCGQENTETRKSFHYLFTHTAEDLVHYDSGFWTTIKYLLFHPARLTREYLSGRRKSYVVPVKLYIFISFITFFITSFFINLDDMTVNDKSGPVAINETAPKEFQEKKGININYSTESPVDEKVISNSGEKVISNSAEKIISKNDEYGWVPGSESVRELDSVQNSLPENKRMSKLQYWFTKRLVMIAEHNTMQEAFRKSLELFFRNLPKLLFLYMPFFAFWLWLIHGKKRWFYFDHGIFTLHYFSFLLLLTSILMILVWLLNMGDGLAMDIILGLLFTVYMFWPIIYFYKAHKRLYGESKIISFLKSSALFLINFTTFWIILALYSLYTFMSIH, encoded by the coding sequence ATGAGTAAAGGAGCACTTCGCGAAGACAAAACCTGTTTAAACTGCGGTACAAAGGTTGAAGGCCGTTTTTGTCCTCTTTGCGGACAGGAAAACACAGAAACGCGAAAGTCATTTCATTATCTTTTTACCCATACCGCTGAAGACCTTGTTCACTACGACAGTGGTTTTTGGACAACCATAAAATACTTACTCTTCCACCCTGCCCGATTAACCCGGGAATATCTTTCAGGAAGAAGGAAAAGTTACGTCGTACCTGTTAAATTGTATATTTTTATAAGTTTTATTACCTTCTTCATCACGAGTTTCTTTATCAATCTGGACGACATGACTGTTAATGATAAAAGTGGTCCGGTTGCCATTAATGAAACAGCTCCAAAAGAATTTCAAGAAAAGAAAGGAATCAATATCAACTATTCCACCGAGAGTCCTGTTGATGAAAAAGTGATTTCAAACAGTGGTGAAAAAGTAATTTCAAACAGTGCTGAAAAAATAATTTCAAAAAATGATGAGTACGGGTGGGTTCCCGGTAGTGAATCAGTACGCGAACTCGATTCGGTTCAGAATTCACTTCCGGAAAACAAACGGATGTCGAAACTGCAATACTGGTTTACCAAAAGGTTGGTTATGATTGCCGAACACAATACCATGCAGGAAGCCTTCCGAAAATCGCTTGAACTTTTTTTCCGGAATCTTCCAAAACTTCTCTTTTTGTACATGCCCTTTTTTGCTTTTTGGCTGTGGCTGATCCATGGAAAAAAACGTTGGTTTTATTTTGACCACGGAATCTTCACGCTCCACTATTTTTCATTCCTTCTTTTATTGACAAGTATCCTTATGATATTGGTGTGGTTATTAAATATGGGCGACGGGCTTGCAATGGATATCATTTTGGGCCTTTTATTTACCGTTTACATGTTCTGGCCCATTATTTATTTTTACAAAGCCCATAAAAGACTTTATGGTGAAAGTAAAATAATTTCATTTTTGAAAAGTTCAGCATTATTTTTAATAAATTTCACTACCTTTTGGATTATTCTTGCATTGTACAGTTTATACACTTTTATGAGCATTCATTAA
- a CDS encoding DNA alkylation repair protein, giving the protein MYFVAELENAFIQNASLETAASMETYMKNNFSFFGIKTTPRREILKELWKTHKEEVKQNARTIVWKLFSKKEREFHYCAIEILTKELKKNYIKEDILLIEKMITTHSWWDSVDTIAKYLLGNYLVQFPEETGKIISKFSASDNMWLNRSAILFQLDYKDRTDAELLFSLCEKHKDSKEFFIQKAIGWALRDYSRFNPEGVRNFVSKTDLKPLSKREALRNL; this is encoded by the coding sequence ATGTATTTTGTTGCTGAACTCGAAAATGCTTTCATCCAAAATGCTTCTTTGGAAACAGCGGCATCAATGGAAACTTACATGAAAAACAATTTCTCTTTCTTCGGAATCAAAACCACTCCCAGAAGAGAAATCCTGAAAGAACTCTGGAAAACTCATAAGGAAGAAGTCAAGCAAAACGCTAGAACCATTGTCTGGAAATTGTTCTCAAAAAAAGAACGGGAATTCCATTATTGTGCCATCGAAATCCTGACAAAAGAGCTCAAAAAGAACTATATCAAAGAAGATATACTACTAATCGAGAAAATGATAACAACCCATTCGTGGTGGGATAGTGTAGACACAATTGCCAAATACCTGCTAGGAAATTATCTTGTTCAGTTTCCGGAAGAGACAGGAAAAATCATTTCAAAATTTTCCGCTTCCGATAATATGTGGCTCAACCGCTCTGCCATTCTTTTTCAATTGGATTACAAAGATAGAACCGATGCGGAATTACTGTTTTCACTGTGTGAAAAGCACAAAGACTCCAAAGAGTTTTTCATTCAGAAAGCCATCGGATGGGCTTTACGTGATTACAGTCGGTTCAATCCAGAAGGTGTCAGGAATTTTGTAAGCAAAACAGACTTAAAACCGCTCAGTAAAAGGGAAGCGCTCCGAAATTTATAA
- a CDS encoding chloride channel protein produces the protein MPTKKVSPFILLLRKQLKRFEAFLFLLKSILSNRQFLYVSCVLVGISSALAVIVLKTFAHSVFRFANYIDRILHLPYSNSILPIFGILLTAFVVKKFLDGSIEKGTSQIMIAVANKSGIMPKKQMYAQIITSSLTVGLGGSAGLESPITITGAAFGSNYAQKYRLNYKDRTLLLACGVAAGIAAAFNAPIAGVLFSIEVILADMSVTAFIPIMISAATGALVSKVILQEGILLSFKNQLTFDYHNIPYYIILGILAGLVSVYHARSFRKVEHFFGKSKSPTYKKALVGASALAILIFFFPTLFGEGYESIKTLSSANPGVLLENTILDEHKSSQWILLIFIGLTLMIKSIATGLTLGSGGNGGNFAPSLFVGSYLGFFVAQFFRLTGIDRDLPISNFSVVGMAGVLSGLFHSPLTAIFLIAEITGGYGLMVPLLIVSSISFAISKNLEGHSMDIKNLANTGTVFTSDKDKNILSSIELSKLIKTDFVTIKSSSKIDEVVKLLSETKQSVFPVINEQDSFVGVIYFDSIRHIIFNAFQVKYSLLSDIIERPAATISYDEVMETVIEKFETTNATQLFVLKDNKCLGYVTKVDILDTYREKLKSFRIE, from the coding sequence ATGCCCACCAAAAAAGTTTCACCGTTTATTTTGTTGTTACGCAAACAATTAAAGCGTTTTGAAGCTTTTTTGTTTTTACTGAAATCTATTTTAAGCAACCGTCAGTTCCTGTACGTTTCCTGTGTGTTGGTGGGAATTTCTTCCGCTTTAGCCGTAATCGTACTGAAAACGTTTGCCCATTCGGTTTTTCGATTTGCGAACTATATTGACAGAATACTTCATTTACCTTATTCCAACAGTATCCTGCCTATTTTTGGGATTCTGTTAACCGCTTTTGTCGTTAAAAAATTCCTTGACGGAAGCATAGAAAAAGGCACCTCGCAAATCATGATTGCCGTAGCTAACAAATCAGGGATCATGCCCAAAAAACAAATGTATGCGCAAATCATAACCAGTTCACTTACTGTTGGCTTGGGAGGTTCTGCCGGATTGGAGTCACCCATTACCATTACCGGTGCGGCTTTCGGGTCTAATTACGCTCAAAAATACCGTCTGAATTATAAAGACCGGACTCTTTTGCTGGCTTGCGGCGTTGCAGCGGGAATTGCTGCAGCTTTCAACGCTCCCATAGCCGGGGTTTTGTTTTCCATCGAAGTGATTTTGGCCGATATGAGCGTCACCGCCTTCATCCCAATCATGATTTCGGCTGCAACCGGCGCTTTAGTTTCTAAAGTGATTTTACAAGAAGGAATCTTGCTGAGTTTTAAAAACCAGCTTACTTTCGACTACCACAATATCCCTTATTATATCATCCTGGGAATTTTAGCCGGATTGGTTTCGGTTTACCATGCACGAAGCTTTCGAAAAGTCGAGCATTTTTTTGGTAAATCAAAATCGCCCACCTACAAAAAAGCATTGGTTGGAGCTTCCGCTTTAGCAATTCTTATCTTCTTTTTCCCGACATTATTCGGTGAAGGTTATGAAAGCATCAAAACACTTTCGTCAGCCAATCCTGGAGTTTTACTAGAAAATACCATCCTCGATGAACACAAATCGAGCCAATGGATTTTACTGATTTTCATCGGTTTGACATTAATGATAAAATCAATAGCGACTGGACTGACATTAGGCAGTGGCGGTAATGGCGGTAACTTCGCCCCTTCCCTTTTTGTGGGTTCGTATCTTGGCTTTTTTGTGGCTCAATTTTTCAGGCTTACAGGAATCGACCGTGATTTACCCATAAGCAATTTTTCTGTAGTCGGTATGGCAGGAGTTTTAAGCGGTTTATTTCATTCGCCTTTAACTGCCATCTTCCTAATTGCCGAAATTACTGGAGGCTATGGTTTGATGGTTCCGCTTTTAATTGTGTCTTCCATCAGTTTTGCCATCTCAAAAAATCTGGAAGGCCACTCAATGGACATAAAAAACCTTGCCAATACAGGAACCGTTTTCACTTCTGATAAAGACAAAAACATCCTTTCGTCAATCGAATTGTCAAAACTCATCAAAACTGATTTTGTAACCATCAAATCCTCTTCAAAAATCGATGAGGTTGTAAAACTGCTTTCTGAAACAAAACAATCTGTTTTCCCGGTAATCAACGAACAGGATTCATTTGTTGGTGTGATTTATTTTGATTCCATCCGTCACATCATTTTCAATGCGTTTCAGGTAAAATACTCTTTACTTAGTGACATTATCGAAAGACCGGCAGCAACCATATCGTATGACGAAGTCATGGAAACAGTTATAGAAAAATTTGAAACCACCAATGCCACGCAACTGTTTGTTTTAAAAGACAACAAATGCCTGGGTTATGTCACCAAAGTAGACATTCTGGATACCTATCGCGAAAAACTGAAATCCTTCCGAATAGAATAG
- the glmM gene encoding phosphoglucosamine mutase, protein MTLIKSISGIRGTIGGKVGDNLTPVDAVKFASAYGTFLKQNINKERLTVVIGRDARISGPMIHNLVVNTLVGLGIDIIDLGLSTTPTVEVAVPLEKADGGIILTASHNPKQWNALKLLNAKGEFLSGADGAKILEIAEAEAFDFSDVDSLGTVTENDAYMDIHIDEVLNLPLVDVDAVAKRKFKVVVDGVNSSGGIIIPKLLEQMGVEVVKLYCEPNGHFPHNPEPLKEHLGDICKLVVEEKADFGIVVDPDVDRLAFILNDGEMFGEEYTLVAVADYVLSKTPGNTVSNMSSSRALRDITEKHNGSYEASAVGEVNVVELMKASNAIIGGEGNGGIIYPEIHYGRDALVGVALFLTHLANQTQTVAEMRAAYPQYFMSKNKIELTPQIDVDAVLKTMTEKYASENISTIDGVKIDFPTEWVHLRKSNTEPIIRIYTEAPTQNAADVLAERFVGELKQIAGI, encoded by the coding sequence ATGACTTTAATAAAATCCATTTCTGGAATCCGCGGAACCATCGGTGGTAAAGTGGGCGATAATCTGACGCCGGTTGATGCCGTTAAATTCGCATCAGCTTACGGAACTTTTCTGAAGCAAAATATAAATAAAGAGAGATTGACCGTGGTTATTGGCCGTGATGCACGTATTTCCGGACCGATGATTCACAATCTTGTGGTAAATACGCTTGTTGGACTTGGGATTGACATAATCGATTTAGGTTTGTCAACAACACCAACAGTAGAAGTGGCTGTTCCTTTGGAAAAAGCCGATGGCGGAATCATTTTAACGGCATCGCATAATCCGAAACAATGGAATGCTTTGAAGTTATTAAACGCGAAAGGTGAGTTTTTAAGCGGTGCTGATGGTGCCAAAATCCTGGAAATAGCCGAAGCAGAAGCTTTTGATTTTTCGGATGTCGACAGTTTAGGAACAGTAACTGAAAATGACGCTTATATGGACATTCACATTGATGAGGTATTGAATTTGCCTTTAGTAGATGTGGATGCAGTAGCGAAAAGAAAGTTCAAAGTAGTTGTTGACGGCGTGAATTCTTCGGGAGGAATCATTATTCCGAAGCTATTGGAGCAAATGGGCGTGGAAGTAGTAAAATTATACTGCGAACCAAACGGTCATTTCCCGCACAATCCGGAACCTTTGAAAGAACATTTAGGTGATATCTGTAAATTGGTTGTGGAAGAAAAAGCCGATTTCGGAATTGTAGTAGATCCGGATGTAGACCGCTTGGCCTTCATTTTAAACGATGGCGAAATGTTCGGGGAAGAATATACTTTGGTGGCAGTTGCCGATTATGTATTGAGCAAAACACCTGGAAATACGGTTTCCAACATGTCTTCTTCACGAGCATTACGAGATATTACCGAAAAACACAACGGAAGTTATGAGGCAAGTGCAGTAGGAGAGGTAAATGTGGTGGAACTGATGAAAGCATCCAATGCGATTATCGGAGGAGAAGGGAATGGCGGTATCATCTACCCTGAAATCCATTACGGACGCGATGCGTTAGTTGGTGTAGCTTTGTTCCTGACTCATTTGGCAAACCAGACACAAACTGTTGCCGAAATGCGTGCAGCATATCCTCAGTATTTCATGAGTAAAAACAAAATCGAGTTGACTCCACAGATTGACGTGGACGCTGTTTTGAAGACGATGACTGAAAAGTATGCTTCGGAAAATATTTCAACTATTGACGGAGTGAAAATCGATTTCCCAACGGAATGGGTGCATTTAAGAAAATCTAATACCGAACCGATTATCCGTATTTATACCGAAGCTCCAACGCAAAATGCTGCAGATGTTTTGGCGGAACGTTTTGTTGGTGAGTTGAAGCAGATTGCCGGAATTTAA
- the uvrA gene encoding excinuclease ABC subunit UvrA, translated as MLNTEDTIEVIGARAHNLKNIDVVIPREKLVVITGLSGSGKSSLAFDTIYAEGQRRYIETFSAYARQFLGGLERPDVDKIDGLSPVIAIEQKTTSKSPRSTVGTITEIYDFLRLLFARAGEAYSYNTGEKMVSYSDDQIKELIFENFNGKRINILAPIIRSRKGHYRELFEQISKQGFVKVRVDGEIRDLEFGMKVDRYKTHDIETVIDRMAIDSTEEVDKRLTESIKTAMYHGDGIMMVIEQESQEVRYFSRNLMCPTTGISYPNPEPNNFSFNSPKGACPHCNGLGTVNEINQNKIIPNQKLSIKQGGFAPLGEQKSTWIFKQLEFIGEKFGFKLTDPIESIPAEAMDMILNGGNEKFSVVSKVMGITKDYKIDFEGISNFIKNQYEESDSASIKRWAKEFMDEIECPECHGTRLRKESLYFKINEKNIGDLSSMDIDELSGWFKNLDAHLSEKQKAIAVEVVKEIKARLQFLVDVGLNYLALHRSSKSLSGGEAQRIRLATQIGSQLVGVLYILDEPSIGLHQRDNEKLIHSLEQLRDIGNSVIVVEHDKDMIERADYVIDIGPKAGRFGGEIISIGTPAELLKENTITAQFLNGKMEIAVPKTRREGNGKVLKLTGATGNNLKNVSVELPLGKLICVTGVSGSGKSTLINETLYPILNTHFFNAVKKPQPYKKIEGLEHIDKVIDIDQSPIGRTPRSNPATYTDVFSEIRSLYTQTPEAMIRGYKPGRFSFNVSGGRCETCEGSGVRTIEMSFLPDVYVECETCQGKRFNRETLEIRYKGKSISDVLEMTVDEAVPFFENIPKIYRKIKTIQDVGLGYITLGQQSTTLSGGEAQRIKLATELSKKDTGNTFYILDEPTTGLHFEDIRVLMDVINKLVDKGNTVLIIEHNMDVIKLADYIIDIGYEGGKGGGELIAKGTPEEIIKNKRSYTAQFLKKELS; from the coding sequence ATGCTGAATACCGAGGATACTATTGAAGTTATCGGCGCACGCGCTCATAACCTGAAAAACATTGATGTTGTCATTCCGCGTGAAAAACTTGTGGTGATCACTGGGCTGTCGGGTTCCGGAAAATCGTCATTGGCTTTTGACACCATTTATGCCGAAGGACAACGCCGTTACATTGAGACGTTTTCCGCCTACGCCCGTCAGTTTTTGGGTGGTCTGGAGCGGCCGGACGTTGACAAGATAGATGGACTTTCCCCGGTAATTGCAATTGAGCAGAAAACAACCAGCAAAAGTCCGCGTTCCACCGTTGGAACCATCACCGAAATTTATGACTTCCTCCGATTGTTGTTCGCCAGAGCCGGAGAAGCTTACAGTTATAACACCGGTGAAAAAATGGTCTCTTATTCCGACGATCAGATTAAGGAACTTATTTTTGAAAACTTCAACGGAAAACGCATCAACATATTAGCTCCAATAATCCGTTCACGTAAAGGACATTACCGTGAATTATTTGAGCAAATCTCCAAACAGGGCTTTGTAAAAGTACGTGTCGACGGAGAAATCCGCGATTTGGAATTCGGAATGAAAGTCGACCGTTACAAAACCCACGATATCGAAACGGTAATCGACAGAATGGCAATTGATTCGACCGAAGAAGTAGACAAACGCCTGACGGAAAGTATCAAAACGGCCATGTACCACGGAGACGGCATTATGATGGTTATCGAACAGGAAAGTCAGGAAGTTCGTTATTTCAGTAGAAATTTAATGTGTCCTACCACGGGAATCTCCTATCCGAATCCGGAGCCGAACAATTTCTCGTTCAACTCTCCAAAAGGAGCCTGCCCGCATTGCAACGGACTGGGAACTGTAAACGAAATCAATCAGAACAAGATTATCCCAAACCAGAAATTATCCATCAAACAAGGAGGATTTGCCCCATTGGGCGAACAAAAAAGCACATGGATTTTCAAGCAATTGGAATTTATCGGTGAAAAATTCGGTTTCAAACTAACTGATCCCATCGAATCCATTCCAGCTGAGGCCATGGACATGATTTTAAACGGTGGAAACGAGAAATTCTCAGTGGTTTCCAAAGTGATGGGCATTACCAAAGACTATAAAATCGATTTTGAAGGAATTTCCAATTTCATCAAAAATCAATATGAGGAAAGTGATTCAGCTTCCATAAAACGCTGGGCCAAAGAATTCATGGACGAAATCGAATGTCCGGAATGCCACGGAACCCGCTTACGAAAAGAATCCTTATATTTTAAAATAAACGAAAAAAACATTGGCGATTTATCGTCTATGGATATCGATGAACTGAGCGGATGGTTTAAAAATCTGGACGCTCATTTATCCGAAAAGCAAAAAGCCATTGCAGTCGAAGTGGTTAAAGAAATTAAAGCCCGTCTTCAGTTTTTGGTGGATGTGGGACTAAATTATCTGGCATTGCACAGAAGTTCAAAATCCCTTTCCGGTGGTGAAGCACAACGAATCCGATTGGCAACTCAGATTGGTTCGCAATTGGTTGGAGTACTTTACATTCTGGATGAGCCTAGTATCGGTTTACATCAACGCGATAATGAGAAACTGATCCATTCGTTAGAGCAATTACGCGACATCGGAAACTCGGTTATTGTGGTCGAACACGATAAAGACATGATAGAGAGAGCCGATTATGTGATCGACATTGGTCCAAAAGCAGGGCGTTTTGGAGGAGAAATTATCAGTATAGGAACACCGGCCGAATTACTCAAAGAAAACACCATTACAGCACAATTCCTGAATGGTAAAATGGAAATCGCCGTTCCGAAAACACGTCGAGAAGGCAATGGAAAAGTCTTGAAGTTAACCGGAGCGACAGGAAATAACCTGAAAAATGTTTCGGTGGAATTACCGTTAGGCAAGCTTATTTGCGTTACGGGGGTTTCAGGAAGCGGAAAATCGACATTGATTAATGAAACGCTTTATCCTATTCTCAATACCCATTTCTTCAATGCCGTAAAAAAACCACAGCCTTATAAAAAAATTGAAGGCCTGGAACATATCGACAAGGTAATCGATATTGACCAAAGTCCGATCGGGCGTACACCACGCTCCAATCCGGCTACGTATACCGATGTTTTCTCGGAAATCAGAAGTTTATACACACAAACACCTGAAGCAATGATTCGCGGTTACAAACCGGGACGTTTCAGTTTTAATGTATCCGGCGGACGTTGTGAAACCTGCGAAGGCTCGGGTGTGAGAACCATCGAAATGAGCTTCCTTCCGGATGTTTATGTGGAATGCGAAACCTGTCAGGGCAAGCGTTTTAACAGGGAGACACTGGAAATCCGCTATAAAGGAAAATCGATTTCGGATGTATTGGAAATGACTGTAGATGAAGCGGTTCCTTTCTTTGAAAACATTCCGAAAATCTATCGTAAAATCAAAACGATACAGGACGTTGGATTGGGGTACATTACACTTGGTCAGCAAAGTACAACGCTCTCGGGAGGTGAGGCCCAGCGTATCAAACTGGCAACCGAATTATCCAAAAAAGATACCGGAAATACCTTTTACATTCTTGATGAACCAACAACAGGATTACACTTTGAAGACATTCGCGTATTGATGGACGTAATCAACAAACTCGTTGACAAAGGAAACACCGTTTTGATTATCGAACACAACATGGACGTAATTAAACTTGCCGATTACATAATCGATATCGGATATGAAGGAGGAAAAGGCGGAGGTGAATTAATTGCCAAGGGAACACCTGAAGAAATCATTAAAAATAAACGTAGTTACACCGCCCAATTCCTGAAAAAAGAGTTATCTTAG
- a CDS encoding cupin domain-containing protein, with product MKTTQKIAVLILLSIFSAVLKIQAQDMKMPADHIMVMPSDIKWSDAPPALPPGAKVAVIEGDPKVAGLFTMRVKIPANYTIMPHYHPADEHITVIKGSFNMGLGEKFDKKIAREMPTGGFAVMLMGTRHFAFAKEETIVQIHGMGPWNIIYVNPADDPRNKK from the coding sequence ATGAAAACAACACAAAAAATTGCTGTTTTGATACTGTTGAGTATCTTCAGCGCAGTTCTTAAGATTCAGGCACAAGACATGAAAATGCCTGCCGACCACATCATGGTCATGCCCAGTGATATTAAATGGTCAGATGCTCCACCTGCTTTACCTCCAGGCGCAAAAGTAGCAGTAATAGAAGGCGACCCCAAAGTTGCAGGATTATTCACCATGCGAGTTAAAATTCCCGCCAATTATACGATAATGCCGCATTATCACCCTGCTGACGAGCATATTACTGTCATTAAAGGATCATTTAATATGGGACTTGGTGAAAAATTTGATAAAAAAATAGCGAGAGAGATGCCAACAGGCGGATTTGCAGTAATGTTGATGGGTACCCGCCATTTTGCATTTGCTAAAGAGGAAACTATCGTACAAATACACGGTATGGGGCCTTGGAATATCATCTATGTTAATCCTGCCGATGATCCGAGAAATAAGAAATAA
- a CDS encoding ACP phosphodiesterase has product MNFLAHIYLSGENDLIKIGNFMADGIRGHDYEQFPLDVQKGILLHRAIDTFTDAHPIFRQSKHRLHDAYGHYSGVIMDIFYDHFLAKNWAQYSDENLEEYANRFYNSLRENYDWLTSKTQSMMPSMIGRNWLASYSTVEGIGMILFQMDHRTKNRVAMQNAVKELEQYYTEFESEFTAFFEDLRAHVQQKLSIL; this is encoded by the coding sequence ATGAACTTTTTAGCACATATCTATCTTTCCGGCGAAAACGATCTAATCAAAATCGGAAATTTCATGGCGGATGGTATTCGCGGGCATGACTATGAGCAGTTTCCACTGGATGTACAAAAAGGAATTTTACTGCACCGCGCCATTGATACCTTTACCGATGCGCATCCTATTTTCAGGCAGAGCAAACACAGATTGCATGATGCTTACGGACATTATTCGGGCGTGATCATGGATATTTTCTACGATCATTTCCTGGCGAAAAACTGGGCACAATATTCCGATGAAAATCTGGAAGAGTATGCCAATCGGTTTTACAATTCGCTCAGGGAAAATTACGACTGGCTTACTTCAAAAACCCAAAGTATGATGCCGTCGATGATTGGCAGGAACTGGTTAGCGAGTTATTCTACCGTGGAAGGCATCGGAATGATACTTTTTCAGATGGATCATCGCACCAAAAACCGGGTTGCCATGCAAAATGCGGTTAAAGAACTTGAACAATACTACACCGAATTCGAATCGGAATTCACTGCTTTTTTCGAAGATTTACGCGCTCATGTACAACAAAAACTATCCATTTTATAA
- a CDS encoding TIGR00730 family Rossman fold protein, with the protein MMKDDYLNDEDRIHDKFKRKTWNEIRANDSWAIFKIMSEFVNGYESMGRIGPCVTIFGSARTQPDNKYYILAEKIAYKLSQSGYGVITGGGPGIMEAGNKGAHLGNGISVGLNIDLPFEQHHNPYIDKDKNLNFDYFFVRKVMFVKYSQGFVVMPGGFGTLDEFFEAVTLIQTKKIGKFPIILVGRSFWSGLLEWIKNVLINEEKNADIEDMNLIKVVDTEDEVLEVLDTFYKKYNLSPNF; encoded by the coding sequence ATGATGAAAGATGATTATTTAAATGACGAAGACAGAATTCATGATAAATTTAAAAGAAAAACCTGGAACGAGATTCGTGCTAACGACTCGTGGGCTATCTTTAAAATTATGTCGGAATTCGTTAATGGTTATGAATCCATGGGGAGAATTGGTCCCTGCGTTACCATATTTGGATCCGCAAGAACACAGCCGGATAATAAATATTACATTTTGGCAGAAAAGATTGCCTATAAACTCAGTCAGTCGGGTTATGGTGTAATTACCGGTGGAGGTCCCGGGATCATGGAAGCCGGAAACAAAGGAGCCCATTTAGGCAACGGAATTTCGGTGGGTTTAAATATTGATTTACCCTTTGAGCAACATCACAACCCATATATTGACAAAGACAAGAACCTTAATTTCGATTATTTCTTCGTTCGTAAAGTAATGTTCGTGAAATATTCTCAGGGCTTTGTAGTTATGCCGGGAGGTTTTGGAACTTTGGACGAATTTTTCGAAGCGGTTACCCTTATCCAAACCAAGAAAATAGGCAAATTCCCTATCATTTTGGTTGGAAGGAGTTTTTGGTCCGGACTATTGGAATGGATCAAAAACGTACTCATTAACGAAGAGAAAAATGCAGATATAGAAGACATGAACCTGATTAAGGTTGTAGATACCGAAGATGAAGTTCTTGAAGTACTTGATACATTCTATAAAAAATACAATCTCAGTCCGAACTTCTAA
- a CDS encoding slipin family protein, with protein sequence MTTIQIIGIIVVILLLSGFRIAQEYQRGIVFRLGRFYKVKGPGLYYNIPLIDWQQRVDIRTKTVDLEQQETITKDSVTIKVNAVLWFKITNPEDAIIKVADFNKAVYQFSVTALRNIIGQHSLDEVLREREKINGTLQRIVDSATEPWGIKIEMVEMKDVEIPEGMQRAMAREAEAIREKRARIVKAEAELDASIKLTQGATKMAESPIALELRRMQMLSEIGIDNNTTTIVLIPSDFTNAAKNFTEVISKKKSENKKRKGK encoded by the coding sequence ATGACAACTATTCAAATCATAGGAATTATCGTTGTGATCCTCCTTCTTTCAGGGTTTCGCATAGCACAGGAATATCAGCGAGGCATTGTTTTCAGACTCGGGCGGTTTTATAAGGTAAAAGGCCCGGGACTTTATTATAATATTCCTTTAATAGATTGGCAGCAACGAGTTGACATCCGTACAAAAACCGTGGATCTGGAACAGCAGGAAACCATTACAAAAGATAGCGTTACCATAAAAGTAAACGCGGTGCTTTGGTTCAAAATCACCAATCCGGAAGACGCAATTATTAAAGTAGCCGATTTCAATAAGGCCGTGTATCAATTTTCGGTAACTGCATTACGAAATATCATCGGACAGCACTCGCTGGATGAAGTATTAAGGGAAAGGGAAAAAATAAACGGAACGCTGCAACGGATTGTCGATTCGGCAACGGAGCCTTGGGGAATTAAAATTGAAATGGTAGAAATGAAAGACGTGGAAATCCCCGAAGGCATGCAAAGAGCCATGGCGCGCGAAGCCGAAGCCATTCGGGAAAAAAGAGCAAGAATTGTCAAAGCCGAAGCCGAGCTCGACGCTTCCATCAAACTTACACAAGGAGCAACAAAAATGGCGGAAAGTCCAATAGCTCTGGAACTAAGAAGGATGCAAATGCTATCCGAAATTGGTATTGATAACAACACGACTACTATTGTGCTGATTCCTTCCGATTTTACCAATGCGGCAAAGAACTTTACGGAAGTCATCTCCAAAAAGAAATCAGAGAATAAAAAACGAAAAGGAAAATAA